A window of the Streptomyces sp. NBC_00454 genome harbors these coding sequences:
- the ligD gene encoding non-homologous end-joining DNA ligase produces the protein MGAAGNAIELEAGGRAVRLSSPDKVYFPERGLTKRDVASYYLAVADGITRALRNRPTTLERYPDGVEGESFFQKRAPKNLPDWIPTAHIAFPSGRTADEICPTEPAAVLWAANLGCLTFHPWPVRRDDTDRPDELRIDLDPQPGTDYHHAVAVAHELRALLEELGLRGWPKTSGGRGLHVFVPIEPRWTFTEVRRCAIAIGRDLERRMPGKVTTAWWKEERGERIFVDYNQTARDRTIASAYSIRPHPHAPVSAPLSWDEVDAAEPRDFDIVTMPARFAELGDLHADMDDHAFSLDAALELADRHEHDHGLGDMPYPPDYPKMPGEPKRVQPSRAKHED, from the coding sequence ATGGGTGCTGCGGGCAATGCGATCGAGCTGGAGGCGGGTGGCCGGGCGGTCCGGCTGTCCAGCCCGGACAAGGTGTACTTCCCGGAGCGCGGCCTCACCAAGAGGGACGTGGCCTCCTACTACCTCGCCGTCGCGGACGGCATCACGCGCGCCCTGCGCAACCGGCCCACCACCCTGGAGCGGTACCCGGACGGGGTGGAGGGCGAGTCCTTCTTCCAGAAGCGGGCCCCGAAGAACCTGCCCGACTGGATCCCGACCGCCCACATCGCCTTCCCCAGCGGGCGCACCGCCGACGAGATCTGCCCGACCGAGCCGGCCGCCGTCCTGTGGGCCGCCAATCTGGGCTGCCTCACCTTCCACCCCTGGCCGGTGCGCCGGGACGACACGGACCGTCCCGACGAACTGCGCATCGACCTGGACCCGCAGCCGGGCACCGACTACCACCACGCGGTGGCGGTCGCCCACGAACTGCGCGCGCTGCTGGAAGAGCTGGGGCTGCGCGGCTGGCCCAAGACCTCGGGCGGGCGCGGCCTGCACGTCTTCGTTCCGATCGAGCCGCGCTGGACCTTCACCGAGGTCCGCAGGTGCGCGATCGCGATCGGCCGTGACCTGGAGCGCCGGATGCCGGGGAAGGTCACCACCGCGTGGTGGAAGGAGGAGCGGGGCGAGCGGATCTTCGTCGACTACAACCAGACGGCGCGCGACCGCACCATCGCCTCGGCCTACTCCATCCGCCCGCACCCGCACGCCCCCGTCTCGGCACCGCTGAGCTGGGACGAAGTGGACGCGGCGGAGCCGCGCGACTTCGACATCGTGACGATGCCGGCGCGCTTCGCGGAACTGGGCGATCTGCACGCGGACATGGACGACCACGCCTTCTCCCTGGACGCAGCCCTGGAACTGGCCGACCGCCACGAACACGACCACGGCCTCGGCGACATGCCGTACCCCCCGGACTACCCGAAGATGCCGGGCGAACCGAAACGCGTCCAGCCGAGCCGCGCGAAGCACGAGGACTGA
- a CDS encoding ATP-dependent DNA ligase, with the protein MDLPVMPPVKPMLAKSVAKIPPGMQYEAKWDGFRAIVHRDGDEIEIGSRTGKSLTRYFPELVGALKANLPDRCVVDGEIVLIHGGRLDFDRLSERIHPAASRVKMLAETTPAAFVAFDLLALGDEALLDTPLADRRTALTRMLSTSRPPVHLAPATTDPALAQEWFERFEGAGLDGVVAKPLDLPYRPDARLMFKIKHERTADVVIAGFRFHKSGPIVGSLLLGLHDAHGVLQHVGVCAAFPMKRRAELIDELAPLRMPDPEGHPWAAWAEEAAHETARLPGAQSRWTGKKDLSWVPLRPDWVCEVAYDHMEGDRFRHTAQFRRMRPDRAPASCTYAQLEEVVGYDLAEVLGPARPAPPAAAG; encoded by the coding sequence ATGGATCTGCCGGTGATGCCGCCTGTGAAACCGATGCTCGCCAAGTCCGTGGCCAAGATTCCGCCGGGCATGCAGTACGAGGCCAAGTGGGACGGCTTCCGCGCGATCGTCCACCGCGACGGCGACGAGATCGAGATCGGCAGCCGTACCGGGAAGAGTCTGACCAGGTACTTTCCCGAGCTGGTGGGAGCACTCAAGGCCAATCTGCCCGACCGCTGCGTCGTCGACGGCGAGATCGTCCTCATCCACGGCGGGCGGCTCGATTTCGACCGGCTCAGCGAGCGGATCCACCCCGCCGCCTCCCGGGTGAAGATGCTCGCCGAGACGACTCCGGCCGCCTTCGTCGCCTTCGATCTGCTCGCGCTCGGCGACGAGGCGCTGCTCGACACCCCGCTCGCCGACCGCCGTACCGCCCTGACCCGGATGCTCTCCACTTCGCGTCCCCCCGTGCATCTCGCGCCCGCGACCACCGACCCCGCGCTCGCGCAGGAGTGGTTCGAGCGATTCGAGGGCGCCGGGCTCGACGGGGTCGTCGCCAAACCCCTCGATCTCCCCTACCGGCCCGATGCCCGCCTCATGTTCAAGATCAAGCACGAGCGTACGGCCGACGTCGTCATCGCAGGATTCCGTTTCCACAAGAGCGGTCCGATTGTCGGATCGCTGCTCCTGGGCCTGCACGACGCCCACGGAGTCCTCCAGCACGTGGGCGTCTGCGCCGCCTTCCCCATGAAGCGCCGTGCCGAACTGATCGACGAGCTCGCACCGCTCCGGATGCCCGACCCCGAGGGCCACCCGTGGGCCGCCTGGGCCGAGGAGGCCGCCCACGAGACCGCCCGGCTGCCCGGGGCGCAGAGCCGCTGGACGGGCAAGAAGGACCTGTCCTGGGTACCGCTGCGCCCCGACTGGGTCTGCGAGGTGGCCTACGACCACATGGAGGGCGACCGGTTCCGGCACACCGCGCAGTTCCGCCGCATGCGGCCCGACCGGGCGCCCGCGAGCTGTACGTACGCCCAGCTGGAGGAGGTCGTCGGCTACGACCTCGCCGAGGTGCTCGGGCCCGCTCGGCCCGCTCCGCCCGCCGCCGCCGGCTGA
- a CDS encoding helix-turn-helix domain-containing protein, whose amino-acid sequence MTDGFPAPVAVANAHLAATVTRVAELAGKMGRDLSQVFDLRRLSEASGVPADVVRTLLDGRPAGEPDLQTRFLQRLDLLRRTRVKSNGRRYTQQEIADGAAMSRQQAGALINGDRRPTMEHCDAIQRFFGVHAGFLTAHDSDALTDALQRTEQQLLQDFAGRARETVPVTPASTGDPLARLLQNHGVRGIAWRAAQLPSDKHRDKVTEWLDMLLESVKPNES is encoded by the coding sequence GTGACAGACGGCTTCCCGGCTCCCGTCGCGGTGGCCAACGCGCACCTGGCAGCCACCGTCACGCGCGTCGCCGAACTCGCGGGCAAGATGGGCCGCGACCTGAGTCAGGTCTTCGACCTGCGCCGCCTCTCCGAGGCCTCCGGCGTACCCGCCGACGTGGTCCGGACCCTGCTCGACGGCCGGCCCGCAGGTGAACCCGATCTCCAGACCCGGTTCCTCCAACGGCTCGACCTGCTGCGGCGCACCCGCGTCAAGTCCAACGGCCGCCGCTACACGCAGCAGGAGATCGCGGACGGCGCCGCCATGTCGCGCCAGCAGGCCGGGGCCCTGATCAACGGCGACCGGCGGCCGACCATGGAACACTGTGACGCGATCCAGCGGTTCTTCGGAGTGCACGCCGGCTTCCTCACCGCCCACGACTCGGACGCCCTGACCGACGCGCTCCAGCGGACCGAGCAACAGCTGCTCCAGGACTTCGCGGGAAGAGCCCGGGAAACCGTACCCGTCACGCCGGCTTCGACCGGCGATCCGCTGGCAAGACTTCTCCAGAACCACGGCGTACGCGGCATCGCCTGGCGGGCCGCCCAACTGCCCAGCGACAAGCACCGGGACAAGGTGACCGAATGGCTGGACATGCTTCTCGAAAGCGTCAAACCGAACGAATCCTGA
- a CDS encoding 6-phospho-beta-glucosidase, with the protein MRLTILGGGGFRVPLVYGALLGDHAEGRVSHVTLYDEDSGRLGAMARVLADQAAASGAVDAPAVTATTDLDEALRGADFVFSAIRVGGLEGRAADERIALAEGVLGQETVGAGGIAYGLRTVPVAREIARRVARIAPDAWVINFTNPAGVVTEAMAEELGDRVIGICDSPVGLGRRIARLLGARPEEAWIDYVGLNHLGWVRGLRIGGRDELPRLLADTRALESFEEGRLFGAEWLRSLGAIPNEYLHYYYFNRDTVRAYQEVKQTRGAFLRDQQRGFYAEAGRPDLAAGAALSAWDRTRAEREATYMAENREVAGVGERDESDLESGGYEKVALALMRAVARDERATLILNVRNRGTLAALDAEAVIEVPCLVDANGAHPVAVDPLPLHAVGLVTSVKAVEREVLEAAASGSRASAVKAFALHPLVDSVGVARRLMDGYAAEHRGLGYLR; encoded by the coding sequence GTGCGGCTGACGATCCTCGGCGGGGGCGGCTTCCGGGTACCGCTCGTGTACGGAGCCCTGCTCGGCGACCACGCCGAAGGCAGGGTGTCGCACGTGACCCTCTACGACGAGGACTCCGGCCGGCTCGGCGCCATGGCGCGGGTCCTCGCCGACCAGGCGGCCGCCTCCGGAGCCGTCGACGCCCCGGCCGTCACGGCCACCACCGATCTCGACGAGGCCCTGCGCGGAGCCGACTTCGTATTTTCGGCCATTCGCGTCGGCGGGCTGGAAGGGCGGGCCGCGGACGAGCGGATCGCCCTGGCCGAAGGGGTGCTGGGCCAGGAGACGGTGGGCGCGGGCGGGATCGCGTACGGCCTGCGGACGGTACCGGTGGCCCGTGAGATCGCGCGCAGGGTGGCCCGCATCGCCCCCGATGCCTGGGTCATCAACTTCACCAACCCGGCCGGGGTGGTCACCGAGGCCATGGCCGAGGAGCTCGGGGACCGGGTGATCGGGATCTGCGACTCGCCGGTCGGGCTCGGGCGGCGCATCGCCCGGCTGCTCGGCGCCCGGCCCGAGGAGGCCTGGATCGACTACGTCGGCCTCAACCACCTGGGCTGGGTGCGCGGGCTGCGGATCGGTGGGCGCGACGAGCTGCCGCGGCTGCTGGCCGACACCAGGGCGCTGGAGTCCTTCGAGGAGGGTCGGCTGTTCGGGGCCGAGTGGCTGCGCTCGCTCGGGGCGATCCCCAACGAGTACCTGCACTACTACTACTTCAACCGTGACACGGTACGGGCGTACCAGGAGGTCAAGCAGACGCGCGGGGCGTTCCTGCGCGACCAGCAGCGCGGGTTCTACGCCGAGGCGGGGCGGCCGGATCTCGCCGCCGGGGCGGCGCTGAGCGCCTGGGACCGGACCCGGGCCGAGCGCGAAGCCACGTACATGGCCGAAAACCGCGAGGTCGCGGGGGTCGGCGAGCGCGACGAGAGCGACCTGGAGTCGGGCGGCTACGAGAAGGTGGCCCTGGCCCTGATGCGGGCCGTCGCCCGGGACGAGCGCGCCACGCTGATCCTCAATGTTCGCAACCGTGGCACGCTCGCGGCGCTCGACGCGGAGGCGGTCATCGAAGTGCCCTGCCTGGTCGATGCCAACGGGGCGCACCCGGTGGCCGTCGATCCGCTGCCGCTGCACGCGGTGGGACTGGTGACCTCGGTCAAGGCCGTGGAGCGGGAGGTGCTGGAGGCCGCGGCGAGCGGATCGAGGGCGTCGGCGGTCAAGGCCTTCGCGCTGCACCCGCTGGTGGACTCGGTCGGGGTGGCCCGGCGGCTGATGGACGGGTACGCGGCGGAGCACAGGGGGCTGGGGTACCTGCGCTGA
- a CDS encoding MDR family MFS transporter, with product MRPGGRAVRVRDVTTASAVPATAPPVLDRRRRNVVFGTIMLGVLLAALDQTIVGTALPTIVADLGGGDHMSWVVTSYLLTETVATVLVGKFGDLFGRKLIFQLSAIVFITGSFLCGLASNMTLLIVWRGVQGIGAGGLMVTSMALIADVVPLRERGKYQGAIGAVFGVATVIGPLLGGLFTDHLTWRWAFYVNVPIAILVVAAAARTIPSVRAVGKPVIDYLGIAMVAIGASALILATSLGGNEYAWTSPLIMGLFAGGVVALVLFCLVESRAEQPMLPMRLFRNPVFAVCSVLSFVVGFAMLGAMTFLPTYLQYVDGDSATVSGVRTLPLVIGLLIASVFSGNVTSKTGQYRIFPIVGCAVMGLGLYLLSLMGPQTNAWLESLYMFVLGVGIGLCMQVLTIAVQNTVDYVDLGTATSGVTFFRTLGSAFGTAVFGTIYANTLKPALTSAVAEAARTTGQDPQALGKAAQSPQGVHGLDQTAAGPVIGAYADTLQTVFLWTVPVALVGFVVALFLKQVKLRDSARAGSTDMGDGFGSPATASGDSSKLLELAVGKLVRGMGAETARGIVDASDTRLDMAGAWAVMQVDLMTRTVGHASLGFMAARRHLPPEVLVPVFERMVEEGYLTRQNGFYAHTPAGEREAGVISAAWAQWLGDQLEKDRGRPRSAELRAAADAIAKRLLAEDLGDGNFAPRAMAGRP from the coding sequence ATGCGGCCGGGCGGGCGCGCTGTGAGAGTGCGAGATGTGACCACTGCCTCCGCGGTACCCGCCACCGCGCCCCCCGTGCTCGACCGGCGGAGGCGCAACGTCGTCTTCGGCACGATCATGCTGGGCGTGCTGCTGGCCGCGCTCGACCAGACGATCGTGGGAACCGCGCTGCCCACGATCGTGGCGGACCTCGGCGGCGGGGACCACATGTCGTGGGTCGTGACGTCCTACCTGCTCACGGAGACGGTCGCGACGGTCCTCGTCGGCAAGTTCGGCGACCTCTTCGGCCGGAAACTGATCTTCCAGCTCTCCGCCATCGTCTTCATCACCGGATCGTTCCTGTGCGGCCTGGCGAGCAACATGACCCTGCTCATCGTGTGGCGGGGAGTCCAGGGCATCGGTGCCGGCGGACTGATGGTCACCTCCATGGCGCTCATCGCCGACGTGGTCCCGCTGCGCGAACGCGGCAAGTACCAGGGCGCGATCGGCGCCGTCTTCGGCGTCGCCACGGTGATCGGGCCGCTGCTCGGCGGACTCTTCACCGACCACCTGACCTGGCGCTGGGCCTTCTACGTCAACGTCCCGATCGCGATCCTGGTGGTCGCGGCGGCCGCCAGGACGATCCCCTCGGTGCGGGCCGTGGGCAAGCCGGTCATCGACTACCTGGGCATCGCGATGGTCGCGATCGGCGCGAGCGCGCTGATCCTGGCCACGAGCCTGGGCGGGAACGAGTACGCCTGGACCTCGCCGTTGATCATGGGTCTCTTCGCGGGCGGCGTCGTGGCACTGGTGCTGTTCTGCCTGGTGGAGAGCCGTGCCGAGCAGCCGATGCTGCCGATGCGGCTCTTCCGCAACCCCGTTTTCGCGGTCTGCTCGGTCCTCAGCTTCGTCGTCGGCTTCGCGATGCTCGGCGCGATGACCTTCCTGCCGACGTATCTGCAGTACGTGGACGGGGATTCGGCCACCGTGTCGGGCGTACGGACCCTGCCGCTGGTCATCGGCCTGCTGATCGCGTCGGTCTTCAGCGGCAACGTCACGAGCAAGACCGGCCAGTACCGGATCTTCCCGATCGTGGGCTGCGCCGTCATGGGGCTCGGGCTCTACCTGCTGTCCCTGATGGGCCCGCAGACCAACGCCTGGCTGGAATCCCTCTACATGTTCGTGCTGGGCGTGGGCATCGGCCTGTGCATGCAGGTGCTGACCATCGCCGTGCAGAACACCGTCGACTACGTCGACCTGGGCACCGCCACCTCGGGCGTCACCTTCTTCCGTACCCTCGGCAGCGCCTTCGGGACCGCCGTCTTCGGCACGATCTACGCCAACACCCTCAAGCCCGCGCTGACCTCGGCGGTCGCGGAGGCCGCACGCACCACCGGGCAGGATCCACAGGCCCTGGGCAAGGCGGCGCAGAGCCCGCAGGGCGTGCACGGGCTCGATCAGACGGCGGCCGGGCCGGTGATCGGCGCGTACGCGGACACCCTGCAGACGGTGTTCCTGTGGACCGTGCCGGTGGCGCTGGTCGGCTTCGTCGTCGCGCTGTTCCTCAAGCAGGTCAAGCTGCGCGACAGCGCCCGAGCCGGTTCCACGGACATGGGCGACGGCTTCGGCTCGCCGGCCACCGCATCCGGGGACTCGTCGAAGCTGCTGGAGCTCGCGGTCGGCAAGCTGGTGCGGGGCATGGGGGCGGAGACGGCGCGCGGGATCGTCGACGCCTCGGACACGCGGCTGGACATGGCGGGGGCGTGGGCGGTCATGCAGGTGGACCTGATGACCCGTACGGTCGGCCACGCGAGCCTCGGATTCATGGCGGCGCGCCGCCACCTGCCCCCGGAGGTGCTGGTCCCGGTCTTCGAACGGATGGTGGAGGAGGGCTACCTGACGCGGCAGAACGGCTTCTACGCGCACACCCCGGCGGGGGAGCGGGAGGCGGGAGTGATCTCGGCCGCGTGGGCGCAGTGGCTGGGCGACCAGCTGGAGAAGGACCGCGGCCGGCCGCGCAGCGCGGAACTGCGGGCGGCGGCGGACGCGATCGCCAAGCGGCTGCTGGCGGAGGACCTGGGCGACGGCAACTTCGCGCCGCGCGCGATGGCGGGGCGGCCGTAA
- a CDS encoding MAB_1171c family putative transporter: protein MNGQDYYIPAAAMGTALAFKVPALRNNWRDPLLRSVCALLTLAAAVFTFAAPPTIEAVNRWTGIPNFSAPLVYCLITAFSAACLVLIVNWRGGPPEQTRRFSRRWILGYSVVIVALTLLFALGEAPVERLRDFDTYYANTPYIRELIALYLVAHNVAAFVMVAMCWRWSLQVRGWLRAGLMIIVVGYVFNLSYDATKMTAVVARWSGHDLDWLSTSVAPPLASVGANISAIGFVLPLVCQRVSDSLRHWTTYRRLGPLWNEVRTSGSDAPVSVRMSWWSAADIRVIQRESDIHDGFLHLGPYFDPLHRDEALARALSRGADEEGARAVADAAMVAAAVRARRADPEGRVIGASEEGAPPAADGPRDLVRISHALRNSPVVAEFRRQAALSGV, encoded by the coding sequence TTGAACGGCCAGGATTACTACATACCGGCAGCCGCCATGGGGACGGCGCTCGCCTTCAAGGTGCCGGCCCTGCGCAACAACTGGCGCGACCCGCTGCTCCGATCGGTCTGCGCCCTGCTCACCCTGGCAGCCGCGGTCTTCACCTTCGCCGCCCCGCCCACCATCGAGGCGGTCAACCGCTGGACGGGCATCCCCAACTTCTCCGCCCCGCTCGTCTACTGTCTGATCACCGCCTTCAGCGCCGCCTGCCTCGTGCTGATCGTCAACTGGCGCGGTGGCCCGCCCGAACAGACCCGGCGCTTCTCGCGCCGCTGGATCCTCGGCTACTCCGTCGTGATCGTCGCGCTCACCCTGCTCTTCGCCCTCGGCGAGGCCCCGGTGGAGCGGCTGCGCGACTTCGACACCTACTACGCCAACACCCCGTACATCCGTGAACTCATCGCGCTCTACCTGGTGGCGCACAACGTGGCCGCCTTCGTGATGGTCGCGATGTGCTGGCGGTGGTCCCTCCAGGTGCGCGGCTGGCTCCGCGCCGGCCTGATGATCATCGTCGTGGGGTACGTCTTCAACCTCAGCTACGACGCCACCAAGATGACCGCCGTCGTCGCCCGCTGGAGCGGCCACGACCTGGACTGGCTGAGCACCTCGGTGGCCCCGCCCCTCGCCTCCGTCGGGGCCAACATCAGCGCGATCGGCTTCGTGCTCCCGCTGGTCTGCCAGCGGGTGTCGGACAGCCTGCGGCACTGGACCACGTACCGGCGCCTCGGCCCGCTCTGGAACGAGGTCCGCACCTCCGGGTCGGACGCCCCCGTGAGCGTCCGGATGTCCTGGTGGTCCGCCGCCGACATCCGGGTGATCCAGCGCGAGTCGGACATCCACGACGGGTTCCTGCACCTCGGCCCGTACTTCGACCCGCTCCACCGGGACGAGGCCCTCGCGCGGGCCCTGTCCCGCGGCGCCGACGAGGAGGGCGCGCGGGCCGTCGCCGACGCGGCCATGGTCGCGGCGGCCGTACGGGCGCGCCGCGCCGACCCCGAGGGACGGGTCATCGGAGCCAGCGAGGAGGGGGCCCCGCCGGCCGCCGACGGGCCGCGCGACCTCGTACGGATCTCGCACGCCCTGCGGAACTCGCCGGTGGTGGCCGAGTTCCGGCGGCAGGCGGCGCTGTCGGGGGTCTGA
- a CDS encoding helix-turn-helix domain-containing protein, translating to MPHLAAVGLSDGLAHAGGERQAGEESARGAVRSERRKEILRQRREELGLSQEDLAARLRISVRAYGNWERGLVKEWTDRKLLALAEALEMSERQCFWLFRVMVDRDPPHTWRAAEDNRLPEDPAQRDYLCDYAALMESVPYPSFLVDHRWDVALTNSAFDRLFQSVRPHPTALPDDNFLRFVLFHPDAAAVLEDHEPAWCVPLLARFATALMASPDDEGLRSIRQEVARDPFMEAAYRYGVPHWLTTNGVEAAEQDGAVRSVRHPDPSWGLVRCRMVAESSRMLESMGLTRMTLILSAPQGLPTGPVRGSAGVTAHQAPRLRAVPSPVD from the coding sequence GTGCCACATCTCGCAGCGGTGGGCCTGTCCGACGGCCTCGCCCACGCCGGTGGAGAGCGCCAGGCGGGCGAGGAATCCGCACGCGGCGCCGTACGCTCGGAGCGACGCAAGGAGATTTTGCGCCAGCGCCGGGAAGAACTCGGGCTGAGCCAGGAGGACTTGGCGGCGCGTCTGCGCATCAGCGTACGTGCGTACGGGAACTGGGAACGCGGCCTGGTCAAGGAGTGGACGGACCGCAAACTGCTCGCCCTGGCCGAGGCCCTGGAGATGAGCGAGCGGCAGTGCTTCTGGCTCTTCAGAGTCATGGTCGACCGGGACCCGCCGCACACCTGGCGGGCCGCTGAGGACAACCGGCTGCCCGAGGACCCGGCCCAGCGCGACTACCTGTGCGACTACGCCGCCCTGATGGAGTCGGTCCCCTACCCGAGCTTCCTGGTGGACCACCGCTGGGACGTGGCCCTCACCAACTCGGCGTTCGACCGGCTCTTCCAGTCGGTGCGCCCCCACCCGACGGCCCTGCCGGACGACAACTTCCTGCGCTTCGTGCTGTTCCACCCGGACGCCGCGGCCGTGCTGGAGGACCACGAACCGGCCTGGTGCGTACCGCTCCTGGCCCGGTTCGCGACCGCGCTGATGGCGTCCCCGGACGACGAGGGGCTGCGCAGCATCCGCCAGGAGGTGGCCCGTGACCCGTTCATGGAGGCGGCCTACCGCTACGGGGTGCCGCACTGGCTGACCACCAACGGGGTCGAGGCCGCCGAGCAGGACGGGGCGGTGCGCTCGGTGCGCCACCCGGACCCGAGCTGGGGGCTGGTGCGCTGCCGGATGGTGGCCGAATCCAGCCGGATGCTCGAGAGCATGGGGCTGACCCGGATGACCCTGATCCTCTCGGCGCCGCAGGGCCTGCCGACGGGCCCGGTCCGGGGCTCCGCGGGGGTCACCGCGCACCAGGCGCCGCGGCTGCGGGCCGTGCCTTCGCCGGTGGACTGA
- a CDS encoding toxin-antitoxin system, toxin component — protein MSIGREQRRLCGELVAGITLTAPVEPVDLYAALCEGMSKHRGRRVEFRMASFPPGTASGLWLDMADRDLVVIEERTAPDHQLVILGHELWHMKAGHCSHHVDGAAVAARLLSDEADIGETVRRVAARTRADVQEETEAETFGLLLGSRCRTWLAGSASHRAPAQRDQLAGRIEASLGYRGHRNDR, from the coding sequence GTGAGCATAGGCAGAGAGCAGCGGCGGTTGTGCGGGGAACTGGTGGCCGGCATCACGCTGACCGCGCCCGTGGAACCTGTGGACCTCTACGCCGCCCTCTGCGAGGGCATGAGCAAGCACCGCGGCCGCCGGGTTGAGTTCCGGATGGCCTCGTTTCCGCCGGGAACGGCCAGCGGTCTGTGGCTCGACATGGCGGACCGCGATCTCGTGGTCATCGAGGAACGCACCGCACCCGACCATCAGCTGGTGATCCTCGGTCATGAGCTGTGGCACATGAAGGCCGGCCACTGCAGCCACCACGTCGACGGCGCCGCCGTCGCCGCCCGGCTGCTGTCGGACGAGGCCGACATCGGCGAGACCGTGCGACGCGTAGCCGCGCGCACGCGCGCCGACGTCCAGGAGGAGACCGAAGCCGAAACCTTCGGTTTACTGCTGGGCAGCAGGTGCCGTACGTGGCTGGCCGGATCGGCGAGCCACCGGGCACCGGCACAACGTGATCAGCTGGCGGGCCGCATCGAGGCATCGCTCGGATACCGGGGGCACAGGAACGACCGTTGA
- a CDS encoding NAD(P)/FAD-dependent oxidoreductase encodes MAHVLVVGGGVGGLATALLAARHGHTAELFERDTRAPGTALDRDFFGWRRPTVPQANQPHALLGAARNVLRQELPDVHAEMLRLGARERHELDWFEVRPPARPGDEDLVMLQARRIVLESALATALRAEPGVVCRYGEPVSGLIAAGEGTGGGRAPRGGGSGVRVTGVSTQEGTYEGDLVVDAGGRRGGAERWLAAIGCRPGTVERHRTGLAYFCRWYRLPEGCEEGPRRPWAVTGGSFAGCAVFPADNRVFAVTLFVHTADATRSALRDPAVFEAAARSFPPGAAWLGLGAEPLSDVLATAGLDNRWSALVDERGPVVTGFVPVGDAVTHTNPTLGQGTSLTLWAAHRVARTAHQDPGSERFAAEYHGWTVRTLKPWFDFQVVADGAIGERFATRAGRTGTAREVAALFDCALEDPEVMRARARVRHLADPPERAYADPEIRARVARWLSEHPDYAPHEAGPSRAEWEKLTAG; translated from the coding sequence ATGGCACATGTGCTGGTTGTCGGCGGGGGAGTCGGGGGGCTGGCCACCGCGCTGCTCGCGGCACGCCACGGACATACCGCCGAGCTCTTCGAACGCGATACGAGGGCCCCCGGCACCGCGCTCGACCGGGACTTCTTCGGCTGGCGCAGGCCGACCGTACCGCAGGCCAACCAGCCGCACGCGCTGCTCGGCGCCGCACGCAACGTGCTGCGCCAGGAACTGCCCGACGTGCACGCCGAGATGCTCCGGCTGGGCGCGCGCGAGCGGCACGAGCTGGACTGGTTCGAGGTGCGACCGCCCGCCCGGCCCGGCGACGAGGACCTCGTGATGCTCCAGGCCCGGCGCATCGTGCTGGAGAGCGCGCTGGCCACGGCCCTGAGAGCCGAACCGGGAGTGGTCTGCCGGTACGGGGAACCGGTGAGCGGGCTGATCGCGGCGGGGGAGGGAACCGGCGGGGGCCGGGCCCCCCGGGGCGGGGGTTCCGGGGTGCGCGTGACGGGGGTGTCCACGCAGGAGGGAACGTACGAGGGGGATCTCGTCGTGGACGCGGGCGGACGGCGCGGCGGAGCCGAACGCTGGCTGGCGGCCATCGGCTGCCGCCCCGGCACCGTGGAGCGGCACCGCACCGGCCTCGCCTACTTCTGCCGCTGGTACCGGCTGCCCGAGGGCTGCGAGGAAGGGCCGCGGCGGCCCTGGGCGGTGACCGGCGGCAGCTTCGCCGGATGCGCCGTCTTCCCGGCCGACAACCGGGTGTTCGCCGTGACGCTGTTCGTGCACACGGCGGACGCCACGCGCTCCGCGCTGCGCGACCCCGCCGTCTTCGAGGCCGCGGCACGGTCCTTTCCGCCCGGTGCGGCCTGGCTGGGACTGGGCGCCGAACCGCTGTCGGACGTACTGGCCACGGCGGGGCTCGACAACCGCTGGAGTGCGCTCGTCGACGAGCGGGGGCCGGTGGTGACCGGGTTCGTGCCCGTCGGCGACGCCGTCACCCACACCAACCCGACGCTCGGCCAGGGCACCTCGCTCACGCTGTGGGCCGCGCACCGGGTGGCCCGTACGGCGCACCAGGACCCGGGATCGGAGCGGTTCGCGGCCGAGTACCACGGGTGGACGGTGCGCACCCTCAAGCCGTGGTTCGACTTCCAGGTCGTCGCGGACGGGGCCATCGGCGAACGGTTCGCGACCCGGGCCGGGCGGACGGGGACGGCCCGGGAGGTGGCGGCACTGTTCGACTGCGCGCTGGAGGATCCGGAGGTGATGCGGGCACGGGCCAGGGTCCGCCACCTGGCAGACCCGCCCGAGCGGGCCTACGCGGACCCGGAGATCAGGGCGCGGGTGGCGCGCTGGCTGTCGGAACACCCCGACTACGCTCCGCACGAGGCCGGCCCGAGCCGGGCGGAGTGGGAGAAACTGACGGCAGGCTGA